A stretch of Corallococcus soli DNA encodes these proteins:
- a CDS encoding serine/threonine-protein kinase: MAPPGSDEPLLAPVDRPTLADETPARADAGGTREAASAVAWERYELLGPLGRGGMGEVHRARDRRLGRVVALKFIQGADPERAMRFLQEARAQARIDHPNVCKVFEVGEVGAKAYIAMQLVDGEHLDRAARSMSLPEKVRVMKEAAEAVHEAHRLGVIHRDLKPSNILVTQAPDGRPTPILVDFGLAYEAGLGHGLTATGEVMGTPAYMSPEQARGDLRAIDRRSDVYSLGATLHELLTGSPPFTGATPLETLTQVLHEEPAPLRAKVPHLDGELETLCLKCLAKEPGQRYASARALAEDLGRYLEGTPILGRRPGLAYRLKRAARRHRALVAVSSVSLLGMLLLAGFGARSWLSERDLQTRTAARVRLAEHLGQQVQEFEWFVRAFQALPLHDTRPEQRRVRERLAALAAERHDLGAQGDGLVQLALGRGLLAMHEFEQAHRALTRAKEAGVDTPVLHYALGRVLGERYHLALEDARRSGGAAWVAQRQGELEQAWLGPALQSLERSRGLALESPRYLEGLIAFYRRDYAAAERAALEAVAQAPWLPEARRLAGDVAYARAMDLLERGDYALARAGLLEAVDRYERAVEVGRSDARGYEALAEAWLQVSELDRREGRSRSASLGQAEAAADQARLADPDRASGHTRKAQVLMNQYRRVNFQGEPDARGAQALLDAWLLVARRAVELDPRDVLAYDSLGYAFFMKGLRQARAREAPEASWEEASTWLSRAIELQPRYPWALNDLGLVHRWRGNYQREHGRDPMPDYARAERSLREAVRADPKYLFAHSNLTELYAAMASYRASRGESPEGELQQALASGEAALALDGRFHSALNHLAEAELTRARFLFETGSPPGPSLARVLQFVERSLRLNATSDRAHLHRANAHLLEARQAMREALDPTEALARGRGALAEAYRHAPACADCRVLGATLELTAAEHAKHQGRASLPHLREALAQARQAVAAYPYPETHLALARACWRLAREVPPSSVEAQVQEGLAQVEHALQGAPELAEAQALRGALLLAGTRASSARPGASEAVRQARAALSLAVEREPRLAREYAEELRAARDASEL, from the coding sequence ATGGCGCCTCCCGGAAGCGACGAGCCCCTCCTCGCGCCGGTGGACCGGCCCACCCTGGCGGATGAGACACCGGCCCGCGCCGACGCTGGCGGCACGCGGGAGGCGGCCTCCGCCGTCGCGTGGGAGCGCTACGAGCTGCTGGGGCCGCTGGGCCGTGGCGGCATGGGCGAGGTCCACCGGGCGCGGGACCGGCGGCTGGGGCGCGTGGTCGCGCTCAAGTTCATCCAGGGCGCGGACCCCGAGCGGGCCATGCGCTTCCTCCAGGAGGCCCGGGCCCAGGCGCGCATCGACCATCCGAACGTCTGCAAGGTCTTCGAGGTCGGGGAGGTGGGCGCGAAGGCCTACATCGCCATGCAGCTCGTGGACGGCGAGCACCTGGACCGCGCCGCCCGGAGCATGTCCCTGCCCGAGAAGGTCCGCGTGATGAAGGAGGCCGCCGAGGCGGTGCACGAAGCCCACCGGCTGGGCGTCATCCACCGCGACCTCAAGCCCTCCAACATCCTGGTCACCCAGGCCCCGGACGGCCGCCCCACCCCCATCCTCGTGGACTTCGGGCTGGCGTACGAAGCCGGCCTGGGCCACGGCCTCACCGCCACGGGCGAGGTGATGGGCACGCCCGCGTACATGTCACCGGAGCAGGCCCGGGGCGACCTGCGCGCCATCGACCGGCGCAGCGACGTCTACAGCCTGGGGGCCACGCTCCACGAGCTGCTCACGGGCTCCCCGCCCTTCACCGGCGCCACGCCGCTGGAGACGCTGACGCAGGTGCTCCACGAGGAGCCGGCGCCCCTGCGCGCGAAGGTGCCGCACCTGGACGGGGAGCTGGAGACGCTGTGCCTCAAGTGCCTGGCGAAGGAGCCCGGGCAGCGCTACGCCTCCGCGCGGGCGCTGGCGGAGGACCTGGGACGCTACCTGGAGGGGACGCCCATCCTCGGGCGGCGCCCCGGCCTGGCGTACCGGCTGAAGCGGGCCGCGCGCAGACACCGGGCGCTGGTGGCCGTCTCCAGCGTGTCGCTGCTGGGCATGCTGCTGCTCGCGGGCTTCGGGGCGCGGTCGTGGCTGTCGGAGCGGGACCTCCAGACGCGGACCGCCGCGCGCGTCCGGCTGGCGGAGCACCTGGGGCAGCAGGTGCAGGAGTTCGAGTGGTTCGTGCGCGCGTTCCAGGCCCTGCCCCTGCACGACACCCGCCCTGAACAACGGCGCGTCCGCGAGCGGCTGGCGGCCCTGGCGGCCGAGCGGCATGACCTGGGCGCCCAGGGTGACGGGCTCGTCCAACTGGCGCTGGGGCGCGGCCTGCTGGCGATGCACGAGTTCGAGCAGGCCCACCGGGCCCTGACACGCGCGAAGGAGGCGGGCGTCGACACGCCGGTGCTGCACTACGCGCTGGGACGGGTGCTGGGGGAGCGCTACCACCTGGCCCTGGAGGACGCGCGGCGCAGCGGCGGCGCGGCGTGGGTGGCGCAGCGGCAGGGAGAGCTTGAACAGGCGTGGCTGGGGCCCGCGCTGCAATCGCTGGAGCGCAGCCGGGGCCTGGCGCTGGAGTCCCCGCGCTACCTGGAGGGGCTCATCGCCTTCTATCGCAGGGACTACGCCGCGGCGGAGCGGGCCGCGCTGGAGGCCGTGGCGCAGGCGCCCTGGCTGCCGGAGGCCCGGAGGCTCGCGGGGGACGTCGCGTACGCGCGGGCCATGGACCTGCTGGAGCGGGGCGACTACGCGCTGGCGCGGGCCGGACTGCTGGAGGCCGTCGACCGCTACGAGCGGGCGGTGGAGGTGGGCCGCAGCGACGCGAGGGGCTACGAGGCGCTCGCGGAGGCCTGGCTCCAGGTGTCGGAGCTGGACCGGCGCGAGGGGCGCTCCCGGAGCGCGTCGCTCGGACAGGCCGAGGCCGCCGCGGACCAGGCCCGGCTCGCGGATCCGGACCGGGCCTCCGGCCACACCCGCAAGGCCCAGGTGCTGATGAACCAGTACCGGCGCGTGAACTTCCAAGGGGAGCCCGACGCCCGTGGCGCCCAGGCCCTGCTCGACGCGTGGCTGCTCGTCGCCCGGCGGGCCGTGGAGTTGGATCCTCGCGACGTGCTCGCTTACGACTCGCTGGGGTACGCCTTCTTCATGAAGGGGCTGCGACAGGCCCGTGCCCGGGAGGCCCCCGAGGCCTCGTGGGAAGAGGCGTCGACGTGGCTGTCCCGCGCCATTGAACTCCAGCCGCGCTACCCGTGGGCGCTCAACGACCTGGGGCTCGTCCACCGCTGGCGGGGCAACTACCAGCGCGAACATGGCCGGGACCCGATGCCGGACTACGCGCGGGCGGAGCGCTCCCTGCGCGAGGCGGTGCGGGCGGATCCGAAGTACCTGTTCGCCCACTCGAACCTCACCGAGCTGTACGCCGCGATGGCCTCCTACCGCGCGTCGCGGGGAGAGTCCCCGGAGGGGGAGCTTCAGCAGGCGCTGGCGTCCGGCGAGGCCGCGCTCGCCCTGGACGGCCGGTTCCACTCCGCGCTGAACCACCTGGCGGAGGCGGAGCTGACGCGGGCCCGCTTCCTGTTCGAGACCGGCAGCCCCCCGGGCCCGTCACTCGCGCGGGTGCTCCAGTTCGTGGAGCGCTCGCTGCGGCTCAACGCCACGTCCGACCGCGCGCACCTGCACCGGGCCAACGCGCACCTGCTGGAGGCGCGACAGGCGATGCGGGAGGCGCTGGACCCGACGGAGGCGCTCGCGCGGGGACGCGGGGCGCTGGCGGAGGCCTACCGCCACGCTCCGGCCTGCGCGGACTGCCGCGTCCTGGGCGCGACGCTGGAGCTGACGGCGGCGGAGCACGCGAAGCACCAGGGACGGGCGAGCCTGCCGCACCTGCGCGAGGCCCTCGCCCAGGCGCGACAGGCGGTGGCGGCGTATCCCTACCCGGAGACGCACCTGGCCCTGGCGCGCGCGTGCTGGCGCCTGGCGCGCGAGGTGCCCCCCTCCTCCGTGGAGGCCCAGGTGCAGGAAGGCCTCGCGCAGGTGGAGCACGCGCTCCAGGGGGCTCCGGAGCTGGCGGAGGCCCAGGCGCTCCGGGGCGCCCTGCTGCTGGCCGGGACGCGGGCATCAAGCGCCCGGCCCGGAGCGTCGGAGGCTGTCCGGCAGGCGCGCGCCGCGCTCTCCCTCGCGGTCGAACGGGAGCCCCGGCTGGCGCGCGAGTACGCGGAGGAGCTGCGCGCCGCGCGGGACGCCTCAGAACTTTAG
- a CDS encoding ADYC domain-containing protein, which yields MKPLRAWFGCLALVLVTGGCRLPASTRPPAEAKPDGAVSGGCPTGQCDPDPNGLGIYITEGHNYCFVHEKSALLCPEGFVNTPEGVVMKVRSRERPRTVLDIPVGLSSLEGEPVGTLESIYAAPTDFFVVVNGQRKVRGAGLEALRFTFTLPVEVNGDATNRAYEMSWQHLGEKRFRVLYRQVGTRTWRRQCDAPESADVASLFLPARQVDGLTAAVQGQDTAITLACETGAIGACLRWGYQPWDPTSFQDDRDRASVYGACLQAKRAAYFIGLGDLQSYTVGGTEFLRRDAHGFGARSNDRLDELEFVEALWSPRGAECLNPMNRRRDLPLPRGLQLPVCGSTPKWSPRGTFATGVPQPLKF from the coding sequence GTGAAGCCCCTTCGTGCATGGTTCGGATGTCTGGCATTGGTGCTGGTGACGGGGGGCTGTCGCCTGCCCGCTTCGACGCGTCCCCCCGCCGAGGCGAAACCCGACGGAGCCGTCAGCGGCGGCTGCCCCACGGGCCAGTGCGACCCGGATCCGAATGGCCTGGGCATCTACATCACCGAAGGACACAACTACTGTTTCGTCCACGAGAAGTCGGCGCTCCTCTGTCCGGAGGGCTTCGTCAACACGCCCGAAGGGGTCGTCATGAAGGTCCGCTCCCGGGAGCGGCCCCGCACGGTGCTCGACATCCCGGTGGGGCTCTCCTCCCTGGAGGGGGAGCCGGTCGGGACGCTGGAGAGCATCTACGCGGCCCCCACGGACTTCTTCGTCGTGGTCAACGGGCAGCGCAAGGTGCGCGGTGCGGGCCTGGAAGCGCTGCGCTTCACCTTCACGCTGCCCGTGGAGGTGAACGGGGACGCCACGAACCGCGCCTATGAGATGAGCTGGCAGCACCTGGGCGAAAAGCGGTTCCGGGTCCTCTACCGCCAGGTCGGCACGCGGACCTGGCGGCGTCAATGCGATGCCCCGGAGTCCGCGGACGTCGCGTCCCTGTTCCTCCCCGCGCGACAGGTGGATGGGCTGACCGCCGCCGTCCAGGGCCAGGACACCGCGATCACCCTGGCCTGTGAGACGGGCGCCATCGGGGCCTGTCTGCGCTGGGGCTACCAGCCGTGGGACCCCACCTCGTTCCAGGACGACCGGGACCGCGCCTCCGTCTACGGCGCCTGTCTCCAGGCCAAGCGCGCCGCGTACTTCATCGGCCTCGGTGACCTCCAGAGCTACACGGTGGGCGGCACCGAATTCCTGCGGCGCGACGCGCACGGGTTTGGAGCCCGCTCCAACGACCGGCTCGACGAGCTCGAATTCGTTGAAGCGCTCTGGAGCCCCCGGGGCGCGGAGTGTCTCAACCCGATGAACCGCCGCCGCGACCTCCCGCTGCCGAGGGGGCTCCAGTTGCCTGTCTGCGGCAGCACGCCCAAATGGAGCCCGAGGGGGACGTTCGCGACGGGTGTTCCCCAGCCCCTAAAGTTCTGA
- a CDS encoding sigma 54-interacting transcriptional regulator, producing MEQAPSTLQPSGSVRAGSGSEEPPVPGLLRLACAGAVMAEALPLRVELALGRTSPELGEAQDPRMSRSHARVHHDGRRFWVTDLGSQNGTWVDGEACVAGTPREARRVIRMGDSLFVPSADVGPLMRCGVRVVEGFVRGPAFQRLLEQVARTAGHGFSLHIHGESGTGKEEVARTFHAQGPGARGPFVAVNCAAIPQGLAERLLFGARRGAFSGADDAEGYLQAADGGTLFLDEVAELDLGVQAKLLRALETREVLPLGGSRPRKVDLQVCSAGNRDLRAMVANGKLREDLYFRLGRPEVTLPPLRQRPEEIPALVAMSVRELSPELSAHVTLLEACLLRPWPGNVRELRVEARAAAQEALLRGALRVEVSHLGPSAGTAFGPPSSAPLEPAPKTSSPPPSRVSPLEEGERARVVEALRQHGGNVAATARALGMHRTQLRRLLERHGLSLEDGSS from the coding sequence ATGGAACAGGCCCCCTCCACCCTGCAACCGAGCGGATCCGTCAGGGCGGGCTCCGGCTCCGAGGAGCCCCCGGTGCCGGGACTGCTGCGCCTGGCGTGCGCGGGTGCGGTGATGGCGGAGGCCCTGCCGCTGCGGGTCGAGCTGGCCCTGGGGCGCACGTCCCCGGAGCTGGGGGAGGCCCAGGACCCGAGGATGTCGCGCAGCCATGCCCGCGTGCACCATGACGGGCGCCGGTTCTGGGTGACGGACCTGGGCAGCCAGAACGGCACCTGGGTGGACGGCGAGGCTTGCGTGGCGGGCACGCCCCGCGAGGCGCGGCGGGTCATCCGGATGGGGGATTCGCTCTTCGTTCCCAGCGCGGACGTGGGGCCGCTCATGCGGTGTGGCGTGCGGGTGGTGGAGGGCTTCGTGCGGGGCCCCGCGTTCCAGCGGCTGCTGGAGCAGGTCGCGCGCACGGCCGGGCATGGGTTCTCGCTGCACATCCACGGGGAGAGCGGCACCGGCAAGGAGGAGGTGGCCCGGACGTTCCACGCCCAGGGGCCAGGGGCCCGGGGGCCGTTCGTGGCGGTCAACTGCGCGGCCATTCCGCAGGGGCTCGCCGAGCGGCTGCTGTTCGGGGCCCGGCGGGGCGCCTTCTCCGGGGCTGACGACGCGGAGGGCTACCTTCAGGCGGCCGACGGCGGGACGTTGTTCCTGGACGAGGTGGCCGAGCTGGACCTGGGAGTCCAGGCGAAGCTGCTGCGGGCGCTGGAGACGCGGGAGGTCCTGCCCCTGGGAGGGTCCCGGCCCCGGAAGGTGGACCTCCAGGTGTGCTCGGCGGGCAACCGGGACCTGCGCGCGATGGTGGCGAACGGGAAGCTGCGCGAGGACCTGTACTTCCGCCTGGGCAGGCCGGAGGTCACGCTGCCCCCGCTGCGGCAGCGCCCGGAGGAGATTCCCGCGCTGGTGGCGATGTCCGTGCGGGAGCTGTCGCCGGAGCTGTCGGCGCACGTCACGCTCCTGGAGGCCTGTCTGCTCAGGCCGTGGCCGGGCAACGTCCGTGAGCTGAGGGTGGAGGCGCGCGCGGCAGCGCAGGAGGCCCTGCTCCGCGGTGCGCTCCGCGTCGAGGTGAGCCACCTGGGCCCGAGCGCCGGGACCGCGTTCGGGCCGCCTTCCTCCGCGCCGCTGGAGCCCGCGCCGAAGACGTCCAGTCCCCCGCCGTCCAGGGTCAGTCCCCTGGAAGAGGGCGAGCGGGCCCGGGTGGTGGAGGCGCTGCGGCAGCATGGAGGGAACGTCGCCGCCACGGCGCGCGCCCTGGGAATGCACCGGACGCAGTTGCGGCGCCTGCTGGAGCGCCATGGGCTCTCGCTGGAGGATGGGAGCTCCTGA
- a CDS encoding DUF2381 family protein, with the protein MSLSSSVIPVVLVALVGSVAVAQTRTPPARERRARQLTLRAEEPPVLHPLRVAAREVTTVTFDAPIVADSVDRAALAPFFSRVGVYADALVLKPSVDLPPGQGPVITVRFVGEGAPARVGFVLTTVDAEVDSQVEIFRQGHTAQELGKELADLRARCAVTEAGIATLRAQCALSGLGGAVLSGAVSTDGVTVEHLSAPTVSPGLKAEGPHVFYRSGDTLALATILFNFDDARPWVPGIARVTPRAPEGGVLPAREHPLLLREKRLEPGTRAPVVVEWFVPPGMPAGTRFTLELLDTTGERGARWEQVTP; encoded by the coding sequence ATGTCGCTGTCCTCTTCGGTCATTCCCGTGGTGCTGGTGGCCCTGGTCGGTTCGGTGGCGGTGGCACAGACGCGGACTCCACCCGCCCGCGAGCGCAGGGCACGGCAGCTCACGCTGCGCGCGGAGGAGCCTCCGGTGCTGCACCCGCTGCGCGTCGCCGCCCGGGAGGTGACCACCGTCACGTTCGACGCGCCCATCGTCGCGGACTCCGTGGACCGTGCCGCGCTCGCGCCGTTCTTCTCGCGCGTCGGGGTCTACGCGGACGCGCTCGTGCTCAAGCCCTCCGTGGACCTGCCCCCGGGACAAGGGCCCGTCATCACCGTGCGCTTCGTGGGTGAGGGGGCTCCTGCCCGGGTGGGGTTCGTGCTCACGACCGTGGACGCGGAGGTGGATTCGCAGGTGGAGATCTTCCGGCAGGGGCACACCGCGCAGGAGCTGGGGAAGGAGCTGGCGGACCTGCGGGCCCGGTGCGCCGTCACGGAGGCCGGCATCGCGACGCTGCGTGCGCAGTGCGCGCTGAGCGGGCTGGGTGGCGCGGTGCTGTCAGGGGCGGTGAGCACGGATGGCGTTACCGTGGAACATCTCTCCGCCCCCACCGTGAGCCCGGGCCTGAAAGCCGAAGGCCCGCATGTGTTCTACCGCTCCGGGGACACGCTCGCGCTGGCGACCATCCTGTTCAACTTCGACGATGCCCGCCCCTGGGTTCCGGGCATCGCTCGCGTGACACCCCGCGCCCCGGAGGGAGGCGTGTTGCCAGCCCGCGAGCATCCCCTCCTCCTGCGTGAGAAGCGGCTGGAGCCCGGCACCCGTGCGCCGGTGGTGGTGGAGTGGTTCGTCCCTCCCGGGATGCCTGCTGGAACGCGCTTCACCCTGGAGCTGCTGGACACGACGGGCGAGCGCGGCGCTCGCTGGGAACAGGTGACACCATGA